tttttttttacagtttagtCGACGCTCCGGCGGGTCCGTTCGGCAGATTTATTTAACCCCTTCCTCACCTAAAGAGCGGATGCCTTTGTTTCTCAGGAACACGTTGGCGAAGAAGTCCACGTCGAAGCCGATGAGCTTCCCCAGTCGGGGGCTCAACTCCCAATAGCCGTCCTGCAACACGGAGAcacattcaacatttatttagGTTTTCTCTTGTTAACTCACTAAATATTTTAACGTTCCACGTCTTACTGGATGCTGCAGCGGGAAGATCTCCGCCCATCTGAGTTTTCCTTCTCCAGGACTGAAACACGAAGACCGCGCTCCGGGAACGATCCCGTCCCGTGAAACGTGATTGACGTTATTACGCGGGTCGGTCACGTACGATTTTCCTGCTGGCACTTGCTTCCTTCTTTGCACAAGACCTTCATATTTAGCGGCTGCAGGTTCCCCCCAGCCCGATTCATCCGCCGTACGAACGGACGGACCACCTGCCCAGACCCCGTGGAGCCGAGCGGGACTCGGAGGTCCTTGTCGCTCTGGAGGACGGACTTCAAGAGACCTCTTTTGGCCGACTTTGGTCATCCCTCCAGAGGAACTGAAGCCAAAACCCAAGAACTTTTCTTGCTCCTGCTGCCGACCCGCAAACGGAGCTCCGTTTCCCCAGAGTGACCCTGGAGCAACAAACGGGCCAGCGGCGAAGCGCTCTGCGACTTCAGCCTGCCGAGACGCCGGTTCACCGAAATGTAAGGCTCTGACGCCCTCACGCCGTCCGGGTGACCGCCGGTTTGAGGAACCGTCCGTTAGTCGGGGGAACTCCAACGGACCCTGATCCATCAACATTCCtgggtgaagatgaagaggaggtggacCAGCAGAAATTGTCTTTTGCGGCCGTGGGGGGAGGAAAGTCTGAAGAGGCAGGCGGAAATTCGGGGAGGGCGGGACGTAACATAAGGGATAAGGAGCAGAAAACATCGGCACCATTGGGGGGGGACACGGAAGGgccgctccagacgctcctCTCTTCTCAACGGTCTTCgctgcaggagacgagaggTCCAAACGCTCCTCGGGTGGGAAAGACGGGAACTACAACgaagaaataaaaagtgtgAGAATCTAACTTAACTCATTCACTGCCAAAAGACGTCGATTAGGTTTGAAGTgtaattctgcctctcttcaaggGCCAACAAAGGAAGGAAGTCGTTTTCTCTTcctgatgaaaggagagaaTCTCTCATTTGGTACGTTCCCTGTTTGTTTTCGTTGTAGAACAGAACTTTCTGTGGGCCTTGAAATAGAGGCGAAAACAGCCGGCACTGAATGAGCTAAGAAGGGTGGGCTTCCTGGTCGCCATGGGAACGGCGTCGGCCCGGCGGGTGCGGTTCTGTTCTAATGCCGAGGGGACTGACCTTGGATGGATAATCTAAAGCTTCCGGCGTTTCCTCAGCAGAGTCCGAATCAAATAAGCCAAAACCGTCCAcgtcttcgtcctcgtcttcgtcctcgtcttcgtcctcgtcttcgtcctcgtcttcctgcGAGAGACAGCAGGGCTCACGATTTATACGACAGACGGTTgttgactgccccccccccccggccccccgaTGATACTTTATAGTGTTTACCATCAAGCCACAACTAGCCAAGCATAACCCGTACTCGtgctcctcttcgtcctcctcttcgtcctcgtcttcgtcctcgtcttcctcttcaggCTGAGTCCAGCTGATGTAAGGCAGGAAGTCCACGTCTTCCTCCAGAATCAACCCGGGGATTTCCGTGACGACGGACGCTTCTCCTGAATCCTGAtaggaggaaggagagacggCTCAGAGGCGACGCGACGGACGCGTCGGGATCCCGGGAGCCGCTCGGACTGACTCTTTCCTCCACGGCCACGAAGCTGGTGAAGCGAGACAGGACGGAGAACTCTTTGCTCAGCGCGATGACGAAGTCCTTAAGCTCCGCCTTCTTcccctggagaagcagaaaggCACGGTGAAGGACCCGGAGccgggacgggggacgggggacgggggacgcaCCTCGTGCTCGGCCGCGTCCGCGTCCAGGCATCCGTCCTCGTAGTCCCTGATGAGCGCCTTCGCTGTGAACTTGTGAAGAAGCTGAACACAGAAGCAGAAACGTCCGCGTCGTCACCTGGGCAGGTAGACGGGCCGCcgcggctagcggctagcggccGCGCGCTCCTACCGTGCCGCTGGTCTTCTGCAGCTCGCTGGTCGACACCATCGTCTGGAGCTCCTGCCCGCTCAGGTTCCCGTGGAGCGTCGCCTGGGAAGACATTCCCGGtcagggaagaggaagaggaagaggaagaggaagaggaagcgccTTGGAAGAGGCGTACCTGAGTGCAGTGTGGGACGAAGCCGTAGACGAGGGCGTGGCAGTCGCTGAACAGGGCGGGGAGCTGCTTGGGGGCTTGgaccgggggcggggcctgttgGCTGAACTGCTGCCACTTCACCGACACCGAACTGCAGCAGGGGGACGCCATGCGCTTCACCTGAGACGCCACCTGCAGCGAGACGCCCGCGTGAGGCAGGAAGCGGAGAGACGGACGGTCGGTCCCGCTCGTCCCGCCTCACCTGCTCCGCCCAGTTGTGTTTGGTTTTTGCGTCGAAGAATTCAAAGGCTCCGCCCCCAGCCTGGGCCAGGGTTCTCAGCATGTGCCGATTGGCCGTGGCGCTGCTCAACGTTAAACACGAGCCGAAACAACATGAGCAGGAGATCTACCGGCGTGTGACCCACGGCGCCCATCGGAGGCGTCTCACACCTGAGGCCGCAGGTGAAGAGGCGGCTGTGCCGGGCGCCGTCTCTGACCAGCTGCACGGCGAGCGCCGCGTTCTGGATGTGGCCgtccgacagcagcagcaggttccGGACGCCGTGCGACGGCGGCAGCAGGCTCAGGGCCCTCAGGGGCCGCCACAGCTCAGTGCTGCCCCCCACTGGAGACAGGCGCTGACGGGACGCACAGAGCAGGCAGGCGGCGGTTTAGAACCCACGCAGGAGAACCGGATGAGCGTTCCGGTCTCGACTCACCCTGATGAAGTTCCGGGACGCCTGATGAGCGTCGCGGAGCGGCTGCGAGGTCAGGAACGCCTCCTTGTGATCTGGAAGACGGACGGACAGGTAACCGGGTCGAGAACACACACTCCCGGTGCGGGGCGAACGGGAAGCAAACGGAACCGACCTGAGCCGAACAAAACGACGTTCAGTCTGAGGTTCTGGTCCAGGGTTCTGAGGACCTGCAGAGCGATCCTCTGGGCCGCGCGGAGAGACTCCCCCTTCATGGACTCGGACGTGTCCAGCAACAGGACGACTTCCCCGGAGGCCGGACCGGCGGCGACATCGAATTTGGGGTAGAACACCAACATGCAGGCCTGGAGGGGCGAgtgagagagggcgagagagagggtgagagagagggtgagagagagggggagacggCCCGCGTGGAGGCGGACCTGGCTGTCCTTTGATGGGTGCTTCTCCACCCACATCCGGGGCAGGTGGACCTCAGACAGAGCGATGGACAGCTGGAAACCGTCCGGACCCATGGCCTGGCCCGGGAGGACGCTCAGCACCGCCTTCAGGTCCGTTTTCTACGGGTCACACACAAAACGATCCGGTTTACGTTCCGTCCCCCCCAGAGTGGGCCGGGTCAAACCGCCGCAGCGTCGTCTTCACGCCGACCTTCGTCTTCACTCTGTGAGTGACGCAGTCCAGGCTGCTGATGGCGTACGGCATCCAGACCGACGCGTCCAGCGAGAACTCTCTGAGGACGCAGGACACGACACGTCAACGTGGGAAGAGCGCGCACAGGAAGGACACGCCTGCTTCGAAACGGGCGTGTCTCACCTCGGGTCTGCCGACTCcgtcacacacactttctgcacGGTGACCTGAGGAgagataaaaaacaacaacaacgcagaAGTCATCTCACTCACGATCAATGAACGGCAGATCTTAAACGGGCGAGCGAGGACACCCGGGGGCCTCCCTCACCTGCGTGGTCTGGTTGAGCGCCGCGCTCTCCTGCCATGGGGCCACCCTCCCGGGGAGGGAGAACAGGATGCTCCCGTCCCTGACGACCAGCTCCGACAGGAAGGTCACCTTGATGAGGACGGCGGCGGCCGGCGGCAGGTTGCCCACGCTGATGGCGAACACGTCCTGCGGCGAGCAAAGAGGAAACCTTTGGATGCGCCGGCCGCAGAAcgaaaacgcccccccccccctcgttagCCGGACTTACGGGGGCCTCCTGGTCCATCAGGTACGCTCCGTGGCCCTCCTCGATCGCCCGCTTGTACTCTTTGCGGGCCGCCTCTTTTTCCTTCACCTGCGATCCAAGAAAACACGAAACGATAAATTCCAGTGATTCAGTAAATAATCcagaagcgcacacacacacacgcacgcacacacacacacacactacctctCCAACCACGTGCTTCCCGTTGATGAACGCTTCGAacgcacacactgctgcagaATCGGACAACGGGAAGACGTACTTTGCCTCGATGTGGGCGGAGCTCCGGTTGGTGTATTTTTGGAAAATGACGACCTGCACGCCgccggaggagagagagagagagagagagagaggacagatcAGACGCAAACGACGGCGTGGCGAACGGCCGGCGCCTCCGACGTCAAACCGACAACCCGCCCGCTGGTTTGTCCTCCCACCTGAGCGAGGAGGTCTTTCAGTTTGCACCTCACGTGGACGGCCTGCAGGGGGAGCTGCTGCCCGGCGCCGTCCAGCAGTCCGGCCTTCACGCCATCCAGAGGGTCCGCCTCCACGTCGACGCCGTCCTCCTCCGGCTCCAGCTCTGCGCGCAGGAGCTACTTTATTGAAACGGCCCGACCCCGTTGGGAGGTTCCGACGCCGGCGCTCACCTTGCTCGCAGGAGGGGGGGCGCGGCTCAGGCGCGGTGACGATGTCGGGGTTAAACGCCTTCAGCTGGTCGCCCCCCACGCTGAACCGGACCACGTACCTGAGCTTCACCTGGTCGGCGCTGTACACCGCGTACTCGTCGTCCTGCGACGGGCGCGGACGTCACGCTTTTAGGGTCTTTGTCTTTCCGCGTTCGCGCTCCTACCTGAAACTGGGAGGGGCGGGCGGGGGTGCAGCCGACCCCGCGGGCGCTGTGGTGGCCCTCGGGAGCCCGGGTCAGCTCGACGGCTCTCCGGTGGAAGTCCCGACACCGTCCCAGGGCCACGTCGcacaccagcagcagccggGAGCCGTCCGCCACGCTGGGCTGGGAGTACTTCAGGCTGGCGCTGTGGAGGCGAGGGAGGGGCCAGCCGGGTTAAACGCCACCGaggacagcgggggggggcggctgcagCCGTCAGCTTCGCATTTCACACTCACGCTACGTCGTCGGTGAAGTAGATCCCGCTCCCAAGATGGCCGACGTCCGTCCTCTCTATCCCATGATGCTCCACTCCGACGCGCGGCAGCAGCAGACCGCTGAAGGGACGGCGAGGAAGGACTTAAGCGTCGTCCCCGGAGacacccccaaccccccccgACAGGCGTCCTACCGAGACAGGAGCCCCACGAAGTTGCTGGGACtggaggagtggaggagggaCTTGATGTTGCCCAGGTGGCCGCTGAAGGTCTGAAGCTCCACCCCTCTGCAGACGCGCAGCACCTGCAGGACGCGCGTCTCGCTGCAAAGACGGAAACAGTCGGCGATAACGCCGGCGGGTCAGACGGAGGCGCGGTTCGCTACCTGCTCCTCAGCCGATCGGCCACGCCCTGAAACTCCGAGCTGCCGGGAGGAACGACCTCGATGCTGCACCGCAGAGCGCGGTACTGCCCCAcgcaggagggggcggggcttctcaGCGTCATCTCGCTCACGTTCAGAACGTCTCTGATCAGCTGGTGGCGAcgcggggagagagagagagagagagagaacgtgGGTTAAGTCTTTTttgcgaggaagaggaaggaaaagacACCGAAACGCTTCCAGGACATTCTTTTATTTGCCATCGGGATCAGTAGAACCGGTTCCGTGTGAACCCGGCCCAGAACCGGGACAGGCTCAAAGCTAATGTCTGCCAGAGGAAGACAAACGAttcattcttcttctcccacgCCGTTTGGGTCTGGACTGTAGAAACGATCTGAACCGGAACAGAACTGATCCACCGAGGAGGGTGTCGGGTTACAGGTGGGCCGGTTCTACCTGACAGAGGTCCAGCAGCTGAGACAGGAGGCGGGCGCTGGGTCCCGGGTGCGCTCGGAGAGGCAGCAAGGAGTAAACCTCATCCAGGCAGGACGCCGCCTCGGCGGGATTCTGCTGCTTCATCTTCTTCTGAGCCCGCATCAACAAGCCCTCCGCCCTGGtcacctgcacgcacacacacacacacagggtgagggggggtgggggtgggggggggctgtttgacGCCACGGCTCTTACATCGTTGAGGCTCAGCCTCTCCACTGGAACGCGGAGGCTGTCGACGAGGCGGCTCAGGGCCTCGGTCCACAGCAGCGACACCAGAACGCCCACTTCCCGGGAGACGCTGCCGGCGTTCAGCTTCTCCTCGTGCAGCAGCTGCCGGCGACACGAGGCGAGGCGTTAAAGCGACCGGCCCGATCGATCCGCCGTAGCCGATTCTAATCCAGTCCGGAGTCGGCTGGAGGAGCAAGCCGCGAGTCggtcgatcgatcgatcgatcggaGCGCGGCCGCCGCCGGGGAAACGGATGACTAGCCAATCGGCGCCGTGGATGGGACGCACGCTTTCATCAAGCGTTGTCAAGCTGAAATAAAGCGCGTTGTCACGACGATGGACAGGACGCCGTTTTCAGTCGATCCTCAGTCTCGCCTCGTTTTAAAAACGGGCtgaaatgaaacaggaagtcgcttcctccctttcctcccatcttgtCCTCCTTCCCCCCGTACCGCGTCCGCCCGCTGGAGACGGACACTGACCTGCCGTAGGGGGGCGGAGGCCAGGTCCCAGACCGACGGGGGGACGCTGGGACACGGACTCAGGCCGGCCGCCGTCAGTCTCTCCGTCAGGGCCTTGTACACCTCCAGAGCGTCCTCGGAGCCGGACAGGAAGTAAATCTCGTCCGCCGAGCCCTGCGGGCAGGAAACGGAGACGCGTTTGATTCTGTCTCTCGGGTTCCATTCGGGACGGAGACGGCGCGGACAGACGGCGTGGACAGACGGCGTACCTTCTCGTGCCGCACCACGCGGAACAGCCACTTCTTGTCCCCTTTGAAGCTCTGCAGCTCCAGAACAGACAAGTTCTCCTGCTTctggtgaggaagacgagttACTCACAGCAGCAGTACAACCGGGAtagcagtagtactagtagtagtagtagtagtagtaaacgGAGGCCTTACCGCTTCAAAGACCGAGTACTTGGCCACCTGAAAATCATCCGGATACGACGGGAGGTCGGAATCGTCTTCGCTGTACGTTCtaggaaagaaggaaaagttCAGGATCGATTATGAATCGGAGATCGGcgtttgaccaatcagaggtcGCCCGCTCGGGTCCAGGCGAACGGCGAGGACGGCCGCGTCTCACCTGAACCGGCCCAAGAGGTTTCTCTCCTTGTCCGGAGTCTTCCGAGTCACTCCGGCCGACTCCGCGGGCCCGGCTGGCCCTCCGGACCGGACCTGGCTCCGCGTTTCCTCGGGCGCTTGCGATGCACGAAACAGAAGACGGGAGCGTGAAACGACAAAACcctttttttgcatttggaACTAAACGTGCACGGACGGGCGCGAGCGAAGAGTTAACCCCCGAGAACTGTCTGCAGGTGCGAGTTTAGCTGATCCGCTGCACCTGGTGAGCAAACAGCAGCTTCGCTGGACGTAAACTATGCTGCTAAACTGGCTGACTTTATCACTGAGATCTGatccagaccataataacaGGGATCAATAAGCCCCCGTCGGGAACAGAAGCGGATTTATCGGGTTTTTTGCACATATTCAGTGTTCGAAGGGGCAGTAAAAGGTCGACAGCGTGAACTGCAGCTACCGCTAGCGGGGATATTACCTCCGCTTGGGACGGATAGGACGGAGGtcgaggcggggggggcggggtcgaGCTGGTATTGATCCACAGGCAGGAGGACGCCTCTCTCCACGCAGCTGTGGATGTAATCCACGCCGACCACGGGCGTTCGGTGCTTCTGGATGTGACGCAGCCGGCCGGGGCTCAAGCCGGACACGTCGGCGGTCACTATCAGAGAGCACTGTGGGAAGGAGGATCAATGGATCAATGGATCAATGGATCAACGGGAagatcagagaggaggaagcacGACGGCTTGGAGAGGACGGCCGCCGCCAACGCCGTCGTCACAAAAATTAAACGACAACTTAAATACATCTAGatggaaatatttattttattttaacgacaaaacataaaacccaaaaaatgtaaagaggaaagcagcacaTTCTGACGCGCATGCGCACTCTCTCACCTTGGGGCTGACCACAAGACATATTTCGCCTCCGTTGTTTCTTATCGCTGAGAACAacttctgcttctccttgtAGGGAACTTTTTTCAGctccagaaacacacaacagtcctTAAACACGGCCATTCctgcgaggagaggagaggagaggagctcgGGAATGACAGCTCCTACCGGAAGTGCGTGTTTTCACCAAAACACGCGGAAGCGCATTCCCCCAAAATAAACTGCGCAACAAGTCAATGATTAATGTTGTTACATTTATAACAACATTAATCTCGCTACGACGAATGTGCTAAAAGCAACCCACGTTAAAAAGCTAACGTAAAGGTGTCCGATAAAAGGTAGATTTACGTAAACTGCCGTAATGTTCTAAACGTGCGTAAATGAAAGGCTTGTTTTACTGTGAACATCCAGGAGACGCTTCCGCCGTGCGTTCTCTCACGGGACGTCCCGGTTCGGATTGTTTCGCAGAAGTCTTCCTGAAAACAGAGCCGTCACTCCCACGCTCGTCAGGTTAGCGTGAAGCTAACGTCTTCCGGGGTTTCgacttgtcaaaataaaagctgtaaaGCTAAAGCGACGCGAGACACATATTTCACGACTTAAATTAATATCAATGTACATTTATGTTTTACTACACAATGCTAGTAGCCTCGCGGATTATGGTACGAGAGTTGCTAAAACTGTTAGTTCTGTCTGGCTTTTATACTGAAAGTGCGTGACATCCTGTACTTTCAGAGTAGACCGTCTTCCTGGTCCAGTGTTCGGAGCCgctgctgccctcttgtggatgaAGGGTTGAACTTCACACAAGAGCAAATTATAACCTTTTCGCTGGTCAAGATTAGGGAAACTAATTTGAATTCCTCCACAGGATTCACTTTGGTGATTGTTAGagaaatattttaatgtgtaatatgttttttttttgtgtgtgtaaaatacaGTTAATATTTAAACtctattttttacatatttaacTTGTGCTGActtcacaaaaaataaaatgtcattctcACGTACACGAGGCCTATTGATTCTGTTTCGCCACAGTTTGATGAAGTGCCGCGATACTGTGTCCGTCCTAACACAATTACTGCtctatcccaagtgagtctgtCCGGTTAAGTCAGCTAATTGCATCGACTGAGC
This region of Brachionichthys hirsutus isolate HB-005 chromosome 12, CSIRO-AGI_Bhir_v1, whole genome shotgun sequence genomic DNA includes:
- the parp4 gene encoding protein mono-ADP-ribosyltransferase PARP4, translating into MAVFKDCCVFLELKKVPYKEKQKLFSAIRNNGGEICLVVSPKCSLIVTADVSGLSPGRLRHIQKHRTPVVGVDYIHSCVERGVLLPVDQYQLDPAPPASTSVLSVPSGAPEETRSQVRSGGPAGPAESAGVTRKTPDKERNLLGRFRTYSEDDSDLPSYPDDFQVAKYSVFEAQENLSVLELQSFKGDKKWLFRVVRHEKGSADEIYFLSGSEDALEVYKALTERLTAAGLSPCPSVPPSVWDLASAPLRQLLHEEKLNAGSVSREVGVLVSLLWTEALSRLVDSLRVPVERLSLNDVRAVASNSPPPPPPPLTLCVCVCVQVTRAEGLLMRAQKKMKQQNPAEAASCLDEVYSLLPLRAHPGPSARLLSQLLDLCQLIRDVLNVSEMTLRSPAPSCVGQYRALRCSIEVVPPGSSEFQGVADRLRSSETRVLQVLRVCRGVELQTFSGHLGNIKSLLHSSSPSNFVGLLSRGLLLPRVGVEHHGIERTDVGHLGSGIYFTDDVAASLKYSQPSVADGSRLLLVCDVALGRCRDFHRRAVELTRAPEGHHSARGVGCTPARPSQFQDDEYAVYSADQVKLRYVVRFSVGGDQLKAFNPDIVTAPEPRPPSCEQELEPEEDGVDVEADPLDGVKAGLLDGAGQQLPLQAVHVRCKLKDLLAQVVIFQKYTNRSSAHIEAKYVFPLSDSAAVCAFEAFINGKHVVGEVKEKEAARKEYKRAIEEGHGAYLMDQEAPDVFAISVGNLPPAAAVLIKVTFLSELVVRDGSILFSLPGRVAPWQESAALNQTTQVTVQKVCVTESADPREFSLDASVWMPYAISSLDCVTHRVKTKKTDLKAVLSVLPGQAMGPDGFQLSIALSEVHLPRMWVEKHPSKDSQACMLVFYPKFDVAAGPASGEVVLLLDTSESMKGESLRAAQRIALQVLRTLDQNLRLNVVLFGSDHKEAFLTSQPLRDAHQASRNFIRRLSPVGGSTELWRPLRALSLLPPSHGVRNLLLLSDGHIQNAALAVQLVRDGARHSRLFTCGLSATANRHMLRTLAQAGGGAFEFFDAKTKHNWAEQVASQVKRMASPCCSSVSVKWQQFSQQAPPPVQAPKQLPALFSDCHALVYGFVPHCTQATLHGNLSGQELQTMVSTSELQKTSGTLLHKFTAKALIRDYEDGCLDADAAEHEGKKAELKDFVIALSKEFSVLSRFTSFVAVEERDSGEASVVTEIPGLILEEDVDFLPYISWTQPEEEDEDEDEDEEEDEEEHEYGLCLASCGLMEDEDEDEDEDEDEDEDEDVDGFGLFDSDSAEETPEALDYPSKFPSFPPEERLDLSSPAAKTVEKRGASGAALPCPPPMVPMFSAPYPLCYVPPSPNFRLPLQTFLPPRPQKTISAGPPPLHLHPGMLMDQGPLEFPRLTDGSSNRRSPGRREGVRALHFGEPASRQAEVAERFAAGPFVAPGSLWGNGAPFAGRQQEQEKFLGFGFSSSGGMTKVGQKRSLEVRPPERQGPPSPARLHGVWAGGPSVRTADESGWGEPAAAKYEGLVQRRKQVPAGKSYVTDPRNNVNHVSRDGIVPGARSSCFSPGEGKLRWAEIFPLQHPDGYWELSPRLGKLIGFDVDFFANVFLRNKGIRSLGVRAHADILRLVATLLVLQLMRTETLEEGRLLRTLFRLDEPSQPRPGRWEAVKKAVGWARWADHQYPCIYSRLEFGSSWESSTRQLLGLEGPPPCSPLIGLKLRTTGLF